ATTCAAAAATACCTTCTTCTTCAATCGTCTTATTTATATGTGAGTTCATAGGGAAAATACTGTTTGCTACGATTTCTATCTTTGATCTCGTTTTTTCCTCTGTACCCGATTTTACATTATATCTGATTTGATGAAGTTTACCATCCACAAGGATTTGATTACCCTTTTTTATATATTCTCTTATAAACTCTGCAACCCTGCCGTACGCGATAACATCAAAATAACTTACGGCACTCTCCTGTTTATCTTTGGTATAATGGTTTACAGCTATCTTTACCGATGCGACAGCTAATCGATCTGACGTATATTTAATATTCGGGTCCTCTGTTAATCTGCCGGCGATCAAAACCTTGTTGAGTTCTGGCATAGTTTAAGATGTTTGTTCTACTCTTACTGTAAGGTATCTCAATATCCCTTCCGTTATTTTAAGAGTTCTTTCTATTTCTTTAACAGTGCTCTGCATACCTTTGAACACATCCTTTATGTATATGCCCTTCTGTTTTTTTTTGATCGGATATGCCAGCCCTTTTTCTCCAAGATTCTGCCGATCAATAAGCTCTGCATCTCGCTTTATGATGTTACCGATCTTTTCTAAAATCGCATTCCTGTTTTCATCTGATAGCGAACTATCCATGATGTAAACCAACTCATATTTCCTAATCATTTTCATCCTCCCTACGGATTTTTTATTAGCCCTTTAAAGGGCAGAGAGTAAAGCACTTAATAAGACAATAACTTTTAAAGGTCAAATGTTTTTATAAGTCAAGGATATTGTACATTTTGTCTTTCTCAATCGGATTGCGTAAGCCAATAAAATTCATCTGGAAATCGTGACTTCTTTATTGTACTTCCTTGATCAGAGCAATTATATTTATGATCTCCTCTGCTGCTGCGTGTGATGCTTCGCTATCTCCGAGTATTGATTTAAGTTTGAGATAATCATGTTTCATCTTATTATATGCCTCTTCGTTTTTAAGGTACTTACCGACAAGGTTTGCAAGTTTTTTTGGTTTAAGATCACTCTGTACAAGCTCAGGAACAATATCCTCATCCGTTATAATATTGACAATGCCTATCCGGGTTATAGATAAAAGTAATTTTGCAACCATATGTGAAAAAAACGATACTTTATAAATAATAACCATCGGGACATCGAGGAGGGCTGTCTCAAGTGTTGCTGTTCCGGACGCAACTATGGCAAAGTAAGAAATTCCAACCGCATTATAAGTATCGTCTACAATAACCTTGGCATCAAACCGGTATTCCTTAAGTATGTTCTGTACAAATTCTGC
This region of Deltaproteobacteria bacterium genomic DNA includes:
- the rpsF gene encoding 30S ribosomal protein S6; amino-acid sequence: MIRKYELVYIMDSSLSDENRNAILEKIGNIIKRDAELIDRQNLGEKGLAYPIKKKQKGIYIKDVFKGMQSTVKEIERTLKITEGILRYLTVRVEQTS
- the ssb gene encoding single-stranded DNA-binding protein → MPELNKVLIAGRLTEDPNIKYTSDRLAVASVKIAVNHYTKDKQESAVSYFDVIAYGRVAEFIREYIKKGNQILVDGKLHQIRYNVKSGTEEKTRSKIEIVANSIFPMNSHINKTIEEEGIFEY